One region of Oceanipulchritudo coccoides genomic DNA includes:
- a CDS encoding sugar phosphate nucleotidyltransferase: MKALIPAAGLGTRYLPLTKAVPKELIHVGKFPVLHHVVQEAKDAGCTEIGIILSAGKEAIRQYFSWDQPLMDWLDSTGKREAMAEWEALTDGLTFTWINQPEQRGLGDAIACGEDFADGEGIVVLLGDTIMQGGSPLPQMVKLFEETKMSQVAVESVTPEKATRYGVCGGALQKDGSFSLDAMIEKPAPGEVPVIRGAFGATLPDAFAFAARYVLSNSIFNALKTVPPGRNNEIQLTDAMAAVMKQSGFSAIRIPGKRKDVGAPE; this comes from the coding sequence ATGAAGGCCCTTATCCCAGCAGCCGGGCTCGGCACACGTTACCTTCCGTTGACCAAAGCTGTGCCGAAGGAGCTCATCCACGTGGGAAAGTTTCCGGTGCTCCATCATGTGGTTCAGGAGGCCAAGGATGCCGGCTGCACGGAAATCGGGATTATCCTCTCCGCGGGGAAGGAAGCGATCCGGCAGTACTTTTCATGGGACCAGCCGCTCATGGACTGGCTCGACTCAACCGGGAAGCGCGAGGCCATGGCCGAATGGGAAGCCCTCACGGACGGGCTGACTTTTACGTGGATCAATCAGCCGGAGCAGCGCGGTCTTGGTGACGCGATTGCCTGCGGGGAAGACTTTGCCGATGGGGAGGGGATTGTCGTCCTCCTTGGCGATACGATCATGCAGGGCGGTTCGCCCCTCCCGCAGATGGTGAAATTGTTTGAAGAGACGAAGATGTCCCAGGTTGCCGTGGAATCGGTAACGCCCGAGAAGGCCACCCGTTATGGGGTCTGTGGGGGAGCCCTCCAGAAGGACGGATCTTTTTCCCTCGATGCGATGATTGAAAAACCCGCCCCCGGCGAGGTGCCGGTCATACGCGGGGCCTTCGGCGCCACGCTTCCTGATGCTTTTGCTTTCGCTGCGCGGTATGTTCTCTCCAATTCGATTTTTAATGCACTGAAAACGGTGCCCCCTGGACGCAACAACGAGATTCAGCTCACCGATGCCATGGCAGCGGTCATGAAGCAATCCGGGTTCAGCGCAATCCGCATCCCCGGCAAGCGCAAGGATGTTGGTGCGCCGGAATGA
- a CDS encoding sigma-70 family RNA polymerase sigma factor, whose amino-acid sequence MHETDEQLEAERQLDLARAACAGDRAAFGQLFKLLYARIHRTVWGMLGDESEAHDVCQEAWIKAWKRRDRYNFESAFSTWIHRIAVNSALDALRKRKRLGQRFLRVFSGSSESGTLDMAADTARTPKEHLRDKELGKTIEQAVADLPEDQRTVLVLREYEGYSYEEIAQVVNCKIGTVMSRLHLARQKLQVRLKKELS is encoded by the coding sequence ATGCATGAAACAGACGAACAGTTGGAAGCAGAGAGGCAGCTGGACCTTGCCCGCGCAGCTTGTGCCGGTGACCGGGCCGCCTTTGGCCAATTGTTCAAGCTTCTTTACGCACGTATCCACCGGACCGTCTGGGGCATGCTGGGGGACGAGAGCGAGGCCCACGATGTCTGCCAGGAGGCATGGATCAAGGCATGGAAGCGTCGGGATCGATACAACTTTGAATCGGCGTTTTCGACTTGGATCCACCGGATTGCCGTCAATAGCGCTCTCGATGCCCTGCGGAAGCGCAAGCGGCTCGGACAGCGCTTCCTGCGCGTCTTTTCGGGCTCCAGTGAATCGGGCACACTGGACATGGCGGCTGATACAGCGCGAACCCCGAAGGAGCATCTGCGCGACAAGGAGCTGGGAAAGACTATCGAGCAAGCCGTCGCCGACCTGCCGGAAGACCAGCGAACCGTTCTTGTCCTCCGGGAATATGAAGGGTATAGTTACGAGGAAATCGCCCAAGTCGTTAATTGCAAAATTGGAACGGTTATGTCACGCCTGCATCTGGCCCGTCAGAAACTACAAGTCCGACTGAAGAAAGAATTGTCATGA
- a CDS encoding endonuclease, translating to MKIQYPLRVAAVLAFLNPFLLNAEVILEYGTALTAPITPSVVNAVVSGDDLDAGGGVNLNSNGSTFNFIGWEPSNTSYADAVADNEVWTWGFDITTPDRQIALTAMDIRLDRSSSGPDDFEIRASVNGGVEVTLLTHDYGDAASGVDFLNVSLGVIGTVSTGDSVVFRLAAFNSESTGGSLDMEAFDGSVALRISGTVTTGGGGPDLTPPSIFSLDPLDNSTGIAVDSNLTATFTELIQPGSGNITIHLGSNNAIVESLTVGSANASVSGNALIIDPVAELAEGTAYYIQIPNGAVADLASNPFGGLTGTTLWNFTTDTGPAPPSNEVLAYYTGIEGLSGITLRTTLHNLIDNHTVISYSDLNEIMEVIDESENDPNDIRLLYSNAELPKSSGSWNKEHVWPRSRGVDSSGPDNSDIHHLFPCESGVNSKRANYPFDYTTGSFDFDPFAPETTHDLSADTWEPLDRDKGLVARAILYMAVRYDGSDSSTTNLVLADSGISGSEMGVLTTLLEWNRLFPPTDYERARSDAIQNGVQVGSTIYAQGNRNPFSDFHQFADAIWLPAGETSYEKWAVETFTLEQLLNPAVWGPDADLNGDGQPNYFHFLTNTSPIGVGMGPVELAQDGSGNVILHFYEPVSNLVTEQLQLQSSTTLLPGSWATVPGWEIDATPTTSGTYTEFEYATPALSPGSKRFWRVEWE from the coding sequence ATGAAAATTCAATACCCTCTCCGGGTTGCGGCTGTTCTCGCATTCCTCAATCCATTCCTCCTTAACGCTGAAGTAATTCTCGAATACGGCACTGCTCTCACTGCACCCATTACTCCTTCTGTGGTGAATGCGGTCGTTTCTGGTGATGACTTGGACGCAGGCGGCGGAGTCAATCTCAACTCAAACGGCAGCACCTTCAACTTCATAGGCTGGGAACCGTCCAATACCTCATATGCGGATGCTGTCGCCGACAACGAAGTATGGACTTGGGGCTTTGATATCACAACACCCGACCGGCAGATAGCTCTGACTGCCATGGATATCCGACTGGACCGCTCCAGCAGCGGCCCCGATGACTTTGAGATTCGTGCCTCTGTGAATGGCGGGGTTGAAGTGACCTTGTTGACCCACGATTACGGGGATGCAGCAAGCGGAGTGGATTTTCTCAATGTGAGCCTCGGGGTAATTGGGACAGTTTCCACGGGCGACTCGGTTGTCTTCAGGCTGGCTGCCTTTAATTCGGAGAGCACCGGCGGGAGTTTGGACATGGAAGCCTTTGATGGTTCAGTTGCTTTGCGGATCAGCGGAACGGTCACCACGGGCGGCGGGGGGCCTGACCTGACTCCACCCAGCATCTTCAGTCTGGATCCATTGGATAACTCAACAGGGATCGCCGTTGATTCCAACCTGACAGCCACCTTCACCGAGCTGATTCAGCCGGGAAGCGGCAACATCACCATCCATCTCGGCAGCAACAATGCCATTGTTGAATCGCTCACAGTGGGCTCTGCGAATGCCAGCGTCAGTGGCAATGCATTGATAATCGACCCGGTTGCGGAGCTTGCCGAGGGCACGGCCTATTATATTCAAATTCCTAATGGGGCAGTCGCCGACCTTGCCAGCAATCCCTTCGGCGGGCTGACCGGCACGACGCTATGGAATTTCACAACTGACACGGGTCCCGCCCCTCCGTCGAATGAGGTCCTTGCCTACTACACGGGAATCGAGGGGCTGAGCGGCATCACCTTGCGAACGACGTTACACAACCTGATCGATAACCATACGGTGATCTCATATAGCGATCTGAACGAGATCATGGAGGTTATCGACGAGTCGGAGAATGACCCGAACGACATTCGCCTGCTGTACTCAAATGCCGAGCTTCCCAAAAGCTCCGGCAGTTGGAATAAAGAGCACGTCTGGCCGCGGTCACGCGGGGTGGACTCTTCCGGGCCGGATAATTCCGATATCCATCACCTGTTCCCCTGCGAGAGCGGGGTCAATTCCAAGCGCGCGAATTACCCCTTTGATTATACCACGGGCAGCTTCGATTTCGATCCGTTCGCCCCGGAAACAACCCACGATTTAAGTGCCGACACATGGGAACCCCTCGATCGTGACAAGGGGCTTGTTGCCCGAGCAATTCTCTACATGGCGGTGCGCTATGATGGATCGGACTCCTCGACTACGAATCTTGTGCTGGCCGACAGTGGCATTTCCGGTAGCGAAATGGGCGTCCTCACAACGCTGCTTGAATGGAACCGGCTCTTTCCCCCGACCGATTACGAGCGCGCCCGCAGCGATGCCATCCAGAACGGGGTTCAGGTCGGCAGCACCATCTACGCCCAGGGTAACCGCAACCCGTTTTCAGATTTTCATCAATTCGCCGATGCCATCTGGCTCCCGGCAGGGGAGACCAGTTACGAGAAATGGGCGGTTGAGACCTTCACCCTTGAGCAGCTGCTCAATCCCGCGGTCTGGGGACCGGATGCGGACCTGAATGGCGATGGACAGCCCAATTACTTCCATTTTCTGACCAATACTTCACCAATCGGTGTTGGGATGGGTCCGGTCGAGCTCGCGCAGGATGGATCGGGCAATGTTATCCTGCACTTTTACGAGCCGGTCAGCAACCTCGTTACGGAGCAGCTTCAGCTCCAAAGCAGTACAACGCTCCTCCCCGGGAGCTGGGCCACGGTGCCGGGTTGGGAAATTGACGCTACCCCCACTACCTCAGGGACCTACACGGAGTTTGAGTATGCTACACCGGCTCTCTCTCCAGGCTCGAAGCGCTTTTGGCGTGTCGAGTGGGAATAA
- a CDS encoding anti-sigma factor family protein, whose translation MNEETRNRLTAWFDGELPADAGIEALLEKDPKARAYIEELQQMREALAGAHTQSNHPVPEWASVQARLDEDASQKPFRLLTFPRALGAVAAVMVLGMALWIPFRQASISQSTAQPELMVNSVEMVETDLEGVTPVVYLDQPSGWTVVWVLEDEDPVGI comes from the coding sequence ATGAATGAAGAGACACGCAATCGCTTGACCGCCTGGTTCGATGGGGAATTGCCCGCCGATGCTGGCATTGAGGCCCTTCTTGAAAAGGATCCCAAAGCGCGTGCCTACATTGAAGAGCTTCAACAAATGCGCGAGGCCCTCGCGGGCGCACACACGCAGTCAAACCATCCGGTCCCGGAGTGGGCGAGTGTGCAGGCCCGCCTGGATGAGGATGCGTCACAAAAGCCTTTCAGGCTATTGACCTTCCCCCGCGCGCTCGGCGCAGTGGCGGCTGTCATGGTTCTGGGAATGGCCCTCTGGATTCCTTTCCGGCAGGCCAGCATCAGCCAGAGCACTGCGCAGCCTGAACTCATGGTCAATTCCGTGGAAATGGTGGAGACCGACTTGGAGGGCGTGACCCCGGTCGTCTATCTGGACCAACCCAGCGGCTGGACCGTTGTCTGGGTGCTTGAGGATGAGGATCCGGTGGGCATCTAG
- a CDS encoding PEP-CTERM sorting domain-containing protein — MKLKKTVLSMNPYFKLIAVAFVGVSLFANLASAQFTIAADNFDRADGSLTASSPTPGPGSVWTSHSGTAGDLLISSGAAVVQHGVPSEDTHIRFAAQSTGVLSAVFDISVNDDAVIGGTDFEYFAHFMTEGSFNFRSRVDVQAPTGAGDYTLGIASGSSTAEATLTTDFSFNTPVTVTLAFDLDTGIGSLTVGAETIVGTGIFLGENLDSFALRQSDSSNNETITVDNLVITGAVVPEPSTYAALIGLLALGLVMVRRRKA, encoded by the coding sequence ATGAAATTGAAGAAAACTGTTCTCTCTATGAATCCGTACTTTAAGCTGATAGCGGTCGCTTTTGTCGGGGTTTCTCTATTTGCAAACCTTGCTTCGGCGCAATTTACAATCGCAGCTGACAATTTTGACCGTGCGGACGGGTCTCTCACAGCATCTTCTCCCACGCCGGGTCCAGGGAGTGTTTGGACCAGCCACAGCGGAACTGCTGGCGACTTATTGATTTCGTCTGGGGCGGCCGTTGTTCAGCATGGTGTTCCTTCGGAGGATACGCACATTCGTTTCGCTGCACAATCCACGGGTGTACTCTCTGCCGTATTCGATATTTCTGTGAATGACGATGCCGTCATAGGCGGCACTGATTTTGAGTATTTCGCCCACTTCATGACGGAAGGGTCTTTTAACTTCCGCTCCCGAGTGGATGTTCAGGCGCCGACTGGAGCGGGTGACTACACGCTTGGAATTGCCTCCGGCAGTAGCACCGCCGAGGCCACCCTTACCACCGACTTCAGCTTCAACACGCCCGTCACGGTGACCTTGGCGTTCGATCTGGACACAGGTATTGGTTCATTGACAGTTGGAGCGGAAACGATCGTCGGAACCGGGATCTTTTTGGGAGAGAACTTGGACTCCTTCGCTCTGCGTCAGTCAGACTCCTCCAATAACGAGACAATCACTGTCGATAACCTCGTTATCACCGGTGCTGTCGTCCCCGAGCCGTCAACTTACGCCGCTTTGATCGGCCTTCTGGCCCTTGGGTTGGTGATGGTTCGCCGCCGCAAGGCCTAA
- a CDS encoding GbsR/MarR family transcriptional regulator — MTEFEQSLVALGISAATAFSLPKSVGAMFGLSFASPEPLALDDFVERLEISKGSASQGLKFLQRMGAVRVIYAPHDRRTLYEPETSLRRLLIGILNENVVPHLQQSGDAVKRLRDQLDGVPEAHREVLEDRLNTMEGWGKKGRMLFPLVEKFLAGPLKGKN, encoded by the coding sequence ATGACTGAATTCGAGCAATCCCTTGTTGCCTTGGGCATTTCCGCCGCGACGGCCTTTTCCCTGCCGAAATCGGTCGGGGCCATGTTCGGGCTGTCGTTTGCCTCGCCGGAGCCGCTGGCCCTTGACGACTTTGTCGAGCGACTGGAAATCTCCAAGGGCTCAGCCAGCCAGGGACTGAAGTTTCTCCAGCGCATGGGAGCGGTCAGGGTTATCTATGCCCCGCATGACCGGCGTACACTCTACGAGCCGGAGACCTCCCTCAGGCGGCTGCTGATCGGTATCCTTAACGAGAACGTGGTCCCGCACCTGCAGCAGAGCGGGGACGCGGTCAAGCGCCTCAGGGATCAACTGGATGGCGTGCCGGAGGCGCACCGGGAAGTCCTCGAGGACCGGCTCAACACAATGGAGGGGTGGGGCAAGAAGGGCCGCATGCTCTTCCCGCTGGTCGAGAAATTCCTCGCCGGCCCGCTGAAGGGGAAGAATTAA
- a CDS encoding inositol monophosphatase family protein, with the protein MSSSNELERMRILLCELQNHLRKIICTARDADTAQALAGVAEVTPADTIYEIDKISESAIVAWFAEHWPAELPVELIMEGAEAHGAITIPKGTPIGETAWKCILDPIDGTRNMMYDKRAAWALAGIAPQRGGKNTLQDIAVAAMTALPTSREWRSDQLSAIRGEGLFCTACDMRDGTSGPIEFHPSKASDCQHGFASVVRFFPDGLGLLGELEERLWKKLYPDAPGGSPLVFNDQYITTGGQLYELIAGHDRFIADLRPLVFKKLGLDGSLSTHPYDLAAALVAEEAGIVLVDPVSGKALNAPLDTTTPVAWVAFANEAIAAHIGPVLNKLIQEML; encoded by the coding sequence ATGTCATCCTCGAACGAGCTTGAGCGCATGCGCATCCTCCTTTGCGAGCTGCAGAACCACCTCCGGAAAATCATCTGCACCGCCCGGGATGCAGATACGGCGCAGGCACTTGCTGGCGTGGCAGAAGTGACCCCGGCGGATACGATTTATGAAATCGATAAAATCAGCGAATCAGCTATTGTGGCATGGTTTGCGGAGCACTGGCCGGCTGAACTTCCGGTTGAGTTGATCATGGAGGGCGCGGAGGCGCACGGAGCGATCACCATTCCAAAGGGCACGCCCATCGGAGAGACCGCCTGGAAATGCATCCTCGATCCAATTGATGGTACGCGCAACATGATGTACGACAAGCGTGCGGCATGGGCACTTGCCGGGATTGCCCCGCAAAGAGGTGGGAAGAACACGCTGCAGGACATTGCCGTCGCGGCAATGACGGCCCTGCCAACTTCCCGCGAATGGCGCAGCGACCAACTCAGCGCAATCCGCGGTGAGGGGCTCTTCTGTACGGCCTGTGACATGCGCGATGGCACGTCCGGGCCGATTGAATTTCACCCAAGCAAAGCCAGCGATTGTCAGCATGGGTTTGCCTCGGTGGTGCGGTTTTTTCCAGATGGGTTGGGACTGCTCGGCGAGCTGGAGGAGCGGCTCTGGAAAAAGCTCTATCCGGACGCCCCCGGCGGAAGCCCGCTTGTATTCAATGACCAATACATCACCACGGGGGGACAATTGTATGAACTGATCGCCGGCCATGACCGGTTCATCGCCGACCTGCGTCCGCTTGTCTTTAAGAAGCTTGGACTGGATGGCAGCCTGAGCACCCATCCATACGATCTGGCCGCCGCCCTTGTAGCCGAGGAAGCGGGGATTGTCCTTGTCGATCCGGTTTCAGGGAAAGCTCTCAATGCACCCTTGGACACAACGACACCCGTGGCATGGGTTGCCTTTGCCAACGAGGCCATTGCGGCGCATATTGGGCCTGTATTGAATAAGCTGATACAGGAGATGCTCTAG